A DNA window from Pogona vitticeps strain Pit_001003342236 chromosome 2, PviZW2.1, whole genome shotgun sequence contains the following coding sequences:
- the LOC144587250 gene encoding uncharacterized protein LOC144587250 isoform X2 produces MMNRRRRIAQQHLKQPGQELIIKQENMELKIRVDRHGFDIKRLTQGRNHVNACHLSRHQRTHTGKKLYPRRECGNKSLHIHKGTHTGEKPHKCMECGKSFSQSGNLRSHERIHTGEKPHKCMECGKSFTQSSHLRSHERIHTGEKPHKCMECGKSFSQSGNLRSHERIHTGEKPHKCMECGKSFSQSGDLSSHQRTHTGEKPHKCMECGKSFSQSGVLRLHQRIHTGEKPHKCMECGKSFSHSDGLRKHEKTHTGDKPHKCMECGKSFSQSGNLRSHEGTHTGEKPYKCMECGKSFSYSGGLRLHQRIHTGEKPHKCMECGKSFSQSSHLRIHQRIHTGEKPHKCMECGKSFSLSGSLRSHERTHTGEKPYKCMECGKSFSYSGGLRLHQRIHTGEKLHKC; encoded by the exons atgatgaacaggagaagaagaattgcccagcaacatctgaagcaaCCTGGACAGGAACTCataatcaagcaagaaaacatgGAATTGAAAATCAGAGTGGACAGGCATGGATTTGACATAAAAAGGCTgacgcaggggagaaaccacgtaaatgcatgtcacctcagtagacacCAAAGAACACACACGGGGAAGAAACTGTATCCACGTAGGGAATGTGGAAACAAGAGCCTCCATATACACAaaggaactcacactggggagaaaccacataaatgcatggaatgtggaaaaagttttagtcagagtggtaaccttaggtcacatgaaaggattcacactggtgagaaaccacataaatgcatggaatgtggaaagagctttactcagagtagtcatcttaggtcacatgaaaggattcacactggggagaaaccacataaatgcatggaatgtggaaaaagttttagtcagagtggtaaccttaggtcacatgaaaggattcacactggggagaaaccacataaatgcatggaatgtggaaagagcttcagtcaaagcgGTGatctgagttcccatcaaagaactcacactggggagaaaccgcacaaatgcatggaatgtggaaagagctttagtcagagtggtgtccttagattacatcaaaggattcacactggggagaaaccacataaatgtatggaatgtggaaagagctttagtcacagtgatggccttaggaaacatgaaaaaactcacactggggataaaccacataaatgcatggaatgtggaaaaagttttagtcagagtggtaaccttaggtcacatgaagggactcacactggggagaaaccgtacaaatgcatggaatgtggaaagagctttagttacagtggtggccttaggttacatcaaaggattcacactggggagaaaccacataaatgcatggaatgtggaaagagcttcagtcagagtagtcaccttaggatacatcaaaggattcacactggggagaaaccacataaatgcatggaatgtggaaaaagttttagtcTGAGTGGgagccttaggtcacatgaaaggactcacactggggagaaaccgtacaaatgcatggaatgtggaaagagctttagttacagtggtggccttag gttacatcaaaggattcacactggggagaaactacataaatgcTGA
- the LOC144587250 gene encoding uncharacterized protein LOC144587250 isoform X1 produces MMNRRRRIAQQHLKQPGQELIIKQENMELKIRVDRHGFDIKRLTQGRNHVNACHLSRHQRTHTGKKLYPRRECGNKSLHIHKGTHTGEKPHKCMECGKSFSQSGNLRSHERIHTGEKPHKCMECGKSFTQSSHLRSHERIHTGEKPHKCMECGKSFSQSGNLRSHERIHTGEKPHKCMECGKSFSQSGDLSSHQRTHTGEKPHKCMECGKSFSQSGVLRLHQRIHTGEKPHKCMECGKSFSHSDGLRKHEKTHTGDKPHKCMECGKSFSQSGNLRSHEGTHTGEKPYKCMECGKSFSYSGGLRLHQRIHTGEKPHKCMECGKSFSQSSHLRIHQRIHTGEKPHKCMECGKSFSLSGSLRSHERTHTGEKPYKCMECGKSFSYSGGLRLHQRIHTGEKPYKCMECGKSFSQSGGLRLHQRIHTGEKLHKC; encoded by the coding sequence atgatgaacaggagaagaagaattgcccagcaacatctgaagcaaCCTGGACAGGAACTCataatcaagcaagaaaacatgGAATTGAAAATCAGAGTGGACAGGCATGGATTTGACATAAAAAGGCTgacgcaggggagaaaccacgtaaatgcatgtcacctcagtagacacCAAAGAACACACACGGGGAAGAAACTGTATCCACGTAGGGAATGTGGAAACAAGAGCCTCCATATACACAaaggaactcacactggggagaaaccacataaatgcatggaatgtggaaaaagttttagtcagagtggtaaccttaggtcacatgaaaggattcacactggtgagaaaccacataaatgcatggaatgtggaaagagctttactcagagtagtcatcttaggtcacatgaaaggattcacactggggagaaaccacataaatgcatggaatgtggaaaaagttttagtcagagtggtaaccttaggtcacatgaaaggattcacactggggagaaaccacataaatgcatggaatgtggaaagagcttcagtcaaagcgGTGatctgagttcccatcaaagaactcacactggggagaaaccgcacaaatgcatggaatgtggaaagagctttagtcagagtggtgtccttagattacatcaaaggattcacactggggagaaaccacataaatgtatggaatgtggaaagagctttagtcacagtgatggccttaggaaacatgaaaaaactcacactggggataaaccacataaatgcatggaatgtggaaaaagttttagtcagagtggtaaccttaggtcacatgaagggactcacactggggagaaaccgtacaaatgcatggaatgtggaaagagctttagttacagtggtggccttaggttacatcaaaggattcacactggggagaaaccacataaatgcatggaatgtggaaagagcttcagtcagagtagtcaccttaggatacatcaaaggattcacactggggagaaaccacataaatgcatggaatgtggaaaaagttttagtcTGAGTGGgagccttaggtcacatgaaaggactcacactggggagaaaccgtacaaatgcatggaatgtggaaagagctttagttacagtggtggccttaggttacatcaaaggattcacactggggagaaaccgtacaaatgcatggaatgtggaaagagctttagtcaaagtggtggccttaggttacatcaaaggattcacactggggagaaactacataaatgcTGA